The following proteins come from a genomic window of Geothrix edaphica:
- a CDS encoding TIGR02757 family protein: MGTSAATLKARLDSLCVRYDTAGALAKDPLSVPLAYESPLDREVAAFVAAHLAYGRVDPMIRAVRGALAPLGAHPADWLRERSESAIQQHLAQALGNWAWRFHTADDLAAWLLAWRRLDGESRAGLEAHLLPGPDGDSDAALSRLVQRLRAELPASYGSRFSLPDPREGAACKRWRMFLRWMARPSWPDLGLWTRYPVDQLIIPLDTHVARVSRFIGLSRRATPDGKMAREITEALRLLDPADPLRYDFALSHLGILGDCPGVRKRSTCAGCPLYTVCRAGSESEIRTNKS, translated from the coding sequence ATGGGAACCTCCGCCGCCACCCTGAAGGCCCGCCTGGACAGCCTTTGCGTCCGGTACGACACGGCCGGGGCGCTGGCGAAGGATCCCCTCTCCGTGCCATTGGCCTATGAGTCGCCCCTGGACCGGGAGGTGGCCGCGTTCGTGGCGGCCCACCTCGCCTATGGTCGGGTGGATCCCATGATCCGGGCCGTCCGCGGCGCCCTGGCCCCGCTTGGCGCCCACCCTGCCGACTGGCTGCGGGAGCGCTCCGAATCCGCCATCCAGCAGCACCTGGCCCAGGCCCTGGGCAACTGGGCCTGGCGGTTCCACACGGCCGATGATCTTGCGGCCTGGCTCCTGGCCTGGAGGCGGCTGGACGGGGAAAGCAGGGCGGGCCTCGAAGCCCACCTCCTGCCCGGCCCCGACGGAGATTCCGATGCCGCGCTCTCGCGGCTGGTCCAGCGCCTGCGGGCGGAGCTCCCGGCCTCGTACGGCTCCCGCTTCTCCCTACCTGATCCCCGCGAAGGCGCCGCCTGCAAGCGCTGGCGCATGTTCCTGCGCTGGATGGCACGCCCAAGTTGGCCCGACCTGGGCCTCTGGACCCGCTACCCCGTGGATCAGCTCATCATCCCCCTCGACACCCACGTGGCCCGCGTCTCCCGCTTCATCGGCCTCAGCCGCCGGGCCACACCGGACGGCAAGATGGCCCGGGAGATCACCGAGGCCCTGCGCCTCCTGGACCCCGCCGACCCCCTGCGCTACGACTTCGCCCTCAGCCACCTGGGCATCCTGGGTGACTGCCCCGGCGTGCGGAAACGCAGCACCTGCGCGGGGTGTCCGCTGTACACGGTGTGTCGCGCCGGCTCGGAATCCGAGATAAGAACAAACAAGAGCTAA
- a CDS encoding adenosylcobalamin-dependent ribonucleoside-diphosphate reductase, protein MKIARHFTKAGHDPLEGFRFVPRTSRISKLDGTVVFEAKDVMVPEAWSQVAVDILAQKYFRRKGIDAQNGGEKDARQVFHRLAGCWRHWGETHGYFDTTDDGQAFYDELTYMLTDQMCAPNSPQWFNTGLHFAYGISGPAQGHSYVDPKTGEMMKSTSAYERPQPHACFIQSVADDLVNEGGIMDLWTREARIFKYGSGTGTNFSRVRGSEEPLSGGGRSSGLMSFLAVGDRAAGAIKSGGTTRRAAKMVCLDLDHPDIEAFIDWKVTEERKVAMLAAGSAMLRRHWDAVCQTVEGSTSKDADPATNEALRKALARAKREGVPTAFLTQCLGRLADGDFARDLAGYDTSWDGEGYLTVGGMNSNNSVRVPDAFMRAMEIDGDWELKRRIDGKTSKKLRAKDLWEKVNRAAWACADPGIQFNTTINDWHTCPEDGLINASNPCSEYMFLDDTACNLASLNLCTFLTDDGGFDLVGYRHAIRLWTVVLEISVLMAQFPSEAIAQRSYDFRTLGLGYANLGAMLMRMGIPYDSPEGTQWCAALTAILTGDAYAASAEMARELGPFPSYEKNAAHMLRVIRNHRRAAYHAPGSEYEQLSIRPQGLTGTGVPKRIVEAARESWDTALTYGEQWGYRNAQVTVLAPTGTIGLLMDCDTTGVEPDFALVKFKKLAGGGYFKLVNRAIPEALARLGYAPTQIQEIERHVVGWLQITDETPGITRSMLKGAGWAEEEIAAVEQKLPTAFDPAYAMDVERLKKDFSAEQVETFLLALSGTMTVEGAPHLKDEHLPIFDCANRCGRTGRRYIAPLGHLRMMGAAQPFLSGAISKTINLPAEATVEEIGRIYEASWQLMLKAVALYRDGSKMSQAMSTSLDLLDGADTLMDDQATHAEKTPVLAQALTQQLVRTYRRRLPNRRGGYTQAATIGGTKLYLRTGEYEDGSLGEIFLDIHKEGAAFRAVLNCFAIAVSMGLQHGVPLEEFCDAFLFTRFEPGGMVSGSDTIKLSTSLIDFVFRELAISYLGRYDLAHVEADQIVSATTGLRPGSQAPGLANLPSLPTGTPLPFPEAGAAAGAAAHEQELQPVLQPVTVGARTAVSAAQVAREKGYTGDPCPECGHLTLVRNGACMKCQTCGATTGCS, encoded by the coding sequence ATGAAGATCGCCCGCCATTTCACCAAGGCAGGTCACGACCCCCTGGAAGGTTTCCGCTTCGTCCCTCGGACGAGCCGGATCTCCAAGCTCGATGGCACCGTGGTCTTCGAGGCCAAAGACGTGATGGTGCCGGAGGCCTGGTCCCAGGTGGCCGTGGACATCCTGGCCCAGAAGTACTTCCGCCGGAAGGGCATCGACGCCCAGAACGGCGGAGAGAAGGACGCGCGGCAGGTGTTCCACCGCCTGGCGGGCTGCTGGCGCCACTGGGGCGAGACCCATGGCTACTTCGACACCACGGACGACGGCCAGGCCTTCTACGACGAGCTCACCTACATGCTCACCGACCAGATGTGCGCGCCCAACTCGCCCCAGTGGTTCAACACGGGCCTGCACTTCGCCTACGGCATCTCCGGACCGGCCCAGGGCCACAGCTACGTGGATCCGAAGACCGGCGAGATGATGAAGTCCACCTCCGCCTACGAGCGCCCCCAGCCCCATGCCTGCTTCATCCAGAGCGTGGCCGACGACCTCGTGAACGAGGGCGGCATCATGGACCTGTGGACCCGCGAGGCCCGCATCTTCAAGTACGGCTCCGGCACCGGCACCAACTTCTCCAGGGTGCGCGGCTCTGAGGAGCCCCTCTCCGGCGGCGGCCGCAGCTCGGGTCTCATGAGCTTCCTGGCCGTGGGCGACCGCGCCGCGGGCGCCATCAAGAGTGGCGGCACCACCCGCCGGGCCGCCAAGATGGTCTGCCTTGATCTCGACCACCCCGACATCGAGGCCTTCATCGACTGGAAGGTGACCGAGGAGCGCAAGGTCGCCATGCTGGCCGCCGGCAGCGCCATGCTGCGCCGCCACTGGGATGCCGTCTGCCAGACCGTGGAAGGCTCCACCAGCAAGGACGCCGATCCCGCGACCAACGAGGCCCTCCGCAAGGCTCTGGCCCGCGCCAAGCGGGAGGGCGTGCCCACGGCCTTCCTCACCCAGTGCCTGGGCCGCCTGGCCGATGGCGATTTCGCCCGGGATCTCGCGGGCTACGACACCTCCTGGGACGGCGAGGGCTACCTCACCGTGGGCGGCATGAACTCCAACAACTCCGTGCGCGTGCCCGATGCCTTCATGCGCGCCATGGAGATCGACGGCGACTGGGAGCTGAAGCGCCGCATCGACGGCAAGACCAGCAAGAAGCTGCGCGCCAAGGATCTCTGGGAGAAGGTGAACCGCGCCGCCTGGGCCTGCGCCGATCCCGGCATCCAGTTCAACACCACCATCAACGACTGGCACACCTGCCCCGAGGATGGCCTCATCAACGCGAGCAACCCCTGCTCCGAGTACATGTTCCTGGACGACACCGCCTGCAACCTGGCATCCCTGAACCTGTGCACCTTCCTCACCGATGACGGCGGCTTCGACCTGGTGGGCTACCGCCACGCCATCCGCCTCTGGACCGTGGTCCTCGAGATCAGCGTGCTCATGGCCCAGTTCCCCAGCGAAGCCATCGCGCAGCGCAGCTACGACTTCCGCACCCTGGGCCTCGGCTACGCCAACCTGGGCGCCATGCTCATGCGCATGGGCATCCCCTACGACAGCCCCGAGGGCACTCAGTGGTGCGCGGCCCTGACCGCCATCCTCACGGGCGATGCCTATGCCGCCAGCGCCGAGATGGCCCGCGAGCTGGGGCCGTTCCCCAGCTACGAGAAGAACGCCGCCCACATGCTGCGCGTCATCCGCAACCACCGCCGCGCCGCCTACCACGCGCCGGGCTCCGAGTACGAGCAGCTCTCCATCCGCCCCCAGGGCCTCACCGGCACGGGCGTGCCCAAGCGCATCGTCGAGGCTGCCCGCGAGAGCTGGGACACCGCCCTCACCTACGGCGAGCAGTGGGGCTACCGCAACGCCCAGGTGACGGTGCTGGCGCCCACGGGCACCATCGGCCTCCTCATGGATTGCGACACCACCGGCGTCGAGCCCGACTTCGCCCTGGTGAAGTTCAAGAAGCTGGCCGGCGGCGGCTACTTCAAGCTGGTGAACCGCGCCATCCCCGAGGCCCTGGCCCGCCTGGGCTACGCGCCCACCCAGATCCAGGAGATCGAGCGCCACGTGGTGGGCTGGCTCCAGATCACCGACGAGACCCCCGGCATCACGCGCAGCATGCTGAAGGGCGCAGGCTGGGCCGAGGAGGAGATCGCCGCCGTGGAACAGAAGCTCCCCACGGCCTTCGATCCCGCCTACGCCATGGATGTCGAGCGCCTGAAGAAGGACTTCAGCGCCGAGCAGGTGGAGACCTTCCTCCTGGCCCTGAGCGGCACCATGACCGTGGAGGGCGCGCCCCACCTCAAGGACGAGCACCTGCCCATCTTCGACTGCGCCAACCGCTGCGGCCGCACGGGCCGCCGCTACATCGCCCCCCTGGGCCACCTGCGCATGATGGGCGCCGCCCAGCCCTTCCTCAGCGGCGCCATCAGCAAGACCATCAACCTGCCCGCGGAAGCCACCGTGGAGGAGATCGGCCGCATCTACGAGGCCAGCTGGCAGCTCATGCTCAAGGCCGTGGCGCTCTACCGCGACGGCTCCAAGATGAGCCAGGCCATGTCCACCAGCCTCGATCTGCTGGACGGCGCCGATACGCTGATGGACGACCAGGCCACCCACGCCGAGAAGACCCCCGTGCTGGCCCAGGCCCTCACGCAGCAGCTCGTGCGGACCTATCGCCGGCGCCTGCCCAACCGGCGCGGCGGCTACACCCAGGCGGCCACCATCGGCGGCACCAAGCTCTACCTCCGCACGGGCGAATACGAGGACGGCAGCCTCGGCGAGATCTTCCTCGACATCCACAAGGAGGGTGCCGCCTTCCGCGCCGTGCTCAACTGCTTCGCCATCGCCGTGAGCATGGGCCTCCAGCACGGCGTGCCCCTGGAAGAGTTCTGCGATGCCTTCCTGTTCACCCGCTTCGAGCCCGGCGGCATGGTCTCCGGCAGCGACACCATCAAGCTGAGCACCAGCCTCATCGACTTCGTGTTCCGGGAGCTGGCCATCAGCTACCTGGGCCGCTACGACCTGGCCCATGTGGAAGCCGATCAGATCGTGAGCGCCACCACGGGCCTGCGTCCCGGCAGCCAGGCCCCCGGCCTCGCCAACCTGCCCAGCCTGCCCACAGGCACGCCCCTGCCCTTCCCCGAGGCCGGTGCCGCCGCCGGCGCTGCCGCCCACGAGCAGGAACTCCAGCCCGTGCTGCAACCCGTCACCGTCGGCGCCCGGACCGCCGTCAGCGCCGCCCAGGTCGCCCGCGAGAAGGGCTACACCGGCGACCCCTGCCCCGAGTGCGGCCACCTCACCCTCGTCCGCAACGGCGCCTGCATGAAGTGCCAGACCTGCGGGGCGACCACGGGATGCAGCTAG
- the nudC gene encoding NAD(+) diphosphatase, translated as MSGVRIIFQGDRLWLSSAPALPEVEAELRLRLPEGHLALKVAEDHPLPEGVEALSLREAFPRMDPEDWARAGRAYQWLEWAAAHRFCGTCATALEPCEGPEAGHGRRCPACGRTVFPSNAMAIIVLIQRGEGPDRDLALARSPHFKPGVYSAIAGFTEPGESLEQAVHREVAEELGIRVHRLRYFGSQPWPFPNGLMVAFVADHLDGDLRPDPGEIEDARWFRLDALPQLPSALSIARWMLDAAVAEGAVGRLPGA; from the coding sequence ATGAGCGGTGTGCGGATCATCTTCCAGGGGGACCGGCTGTGGCTCTCCTCCGCGCCGGCGCTGCCGGAAGTGGAGGCGGAGCTCCGCCTGCGCCTGCCGGAGGGGCACCTGGCGCTGAAGGTGGCTGAGGACCACCCGCTGCCCGAAGGGGTGGAGGCGCTGAGCCTGCGCGAGGCCTTCCCTCGCATGGACCCGGAGGACTGGGCCCGGGCGGGTCGCGCCTACCAGTGGCTGGAGTGGGCGGCGGCGCATCGCTTCTGCGGCACCTGCGCCACGGCCCTGGAGCCCTGCGAGGGGCCCGAGGCAGGACATGGCCGCCGCTGCCCGGCCTGCGGGCGGACGGTGTTCCCCTCGAATGCCATGGCCATCATCGTACTCATTCAGCGCGGGGAGGGCCCGGACCGGGATCTGGCCCTGGCGCGCTCGCCCCACTTCAAGCCCGGTGTGTACAGTGCCATCGCGGGCTTCACGGAGCCCGGGGAATCCCTGGAGCAGGCCGTCCACCGGGAGGTGGCCGAGGAGCTGGGCATCCGCGTCCACCGCCTGCGCTACTTCGGCAGCCAGCCCTGGCCCTTCCCCAATGGCCTCATGGTGGCCTTCGTGGCCGACCATCTGGATGGCGACCTGCGGCCCGATCCCGGAGAGATCGAAGACGCCCGCTGGTTCCGCCTCGACGCCCTGCCGCAGCTGCCCAGCGCCCTCAGCATCGCCAGGTGGATGCTGGATGCGGCTGTGGCAGAAGGTGCGGTCGGGCGGCTTCCGGGGGCTTGA
- a CDS encoding sialidase family protein, whose amino-acid sequence MSDQLLVSTRKGLFSARRTARGVWDLDSVSFLGDNVSLAMQDPRDGAWYAALDHGHFGAKLHRSRDRGATWEEIGVPAYPTPPEGHVEKDFLGREIPWRLMRFWCLTPGLASQPGLLWAGTLPGGLFWSEDSGATWTMVEALWNMPERRKWAGGGADVPGIHSICVDPRDGNRVVVAVSSGGVWHTTDCGQTWTAHTKGMRADYAPPELVEAPESQDPHRMVQCPAAPDVWWIQHHNGIFRSTDDAMTWREITDVKPSVFGFPVVVHPKDPDTAWFVPAIKDERRIPAEGRVVVNRTRDGGRTFETLHKGLPQAWAYDLVYRHALDLDASGERLAFGSTTGSVWISENAGDDWTTLAEHLPPVHAVLFV is encoded by the coding sequence ATGTCCGACCAGCTGCTCGTCTCCACCCGCAAGGGGCTCTTCTCCGCCCGCCGCACGGCCCGGGGCGTCTGGGACCTCGACTCGGTGTCCTTTCTGGGGGACAACGTCTCCCTCGCAATGCAGGATCCCCGCGACGGCGCCTGGTACGCGGCCCTGGACCACGGCCACTTCGGGGCCAAGCTGCACCGCTCCCGCGACCGCGGCGCCACCTGGGAGGAGATCGGCGTGCCCGCCTATCCCACGCCGCCCGAGGGGCATGTGGAGAAGGACTTTCTCGGGCGCGAGATCCCGTGGCGCCTGATGCGCTTCTGGTGCCTGACGCCGGGCCTCGCCTCGCAGCCGGGCCTGCTCTGGGCTGGCACCCTGCCGGGTGGCCTCTTCTGGAGCGAGGACAGCGGCGCCACCTGGACCATGGTGGAAGCCCTCTGGAACATGCCGGAACGCCGCAAGTGGGCCGGCGGCGGCGCCGATGTCCCCGGCATCCATTCCATCTGCGTGGATCCTCGCGACGGCAACCGCGTGGTGGTGGCCGTCTCCAGCGGCGGCGTGTGGCACACCACGGATTGCGGGCAGACCTGGACCGCCCACACCAAGGGCATGCGGGCCGATTACGCGCCACCGGAGCTGGTGGAGGCGCCGGAATCGCAGGATCCCCACCGCATGGTGCAGTGCCCTGCGGCGCCGGACGTCTGGTGGATCCAGCATCACAACGGCATCTTCCGCAGCACCGACGATGCCATGACCTGGAGGGAGATCACCGATGTGAAGCCCTCGGTCTTCGGCTTCCCCGTGGTGGTGCATCCGAAGGATCCGGACACGGCCTGGTTCGTGCCGGCCATCAAGGACGAGCGCCGCATTCCCGCGGAAGGACGGGTGGTGGTGAACCGCACCCGCGACGGCGGCCGCACCTTCGAGACCCTGCACAAGGGGCTGCCGCAAGCCTGGGCCTATGACCTGGTCTACCGCCACGCGCTGGATCTCGACGCCTCCGGCGAGCGCCTGGCCTTCGGTTCCACCACGGGCTCCGTGTGGATCAGCGAGAACGCCGGCGACGACTGGACCACCCTCGCCGAGCACCTTCCTCCGGTGCATGCCGTGCTCTTCGTGTAG
- a CDS encoding MoaD/ThiS family protein has product MSRVAFTTNLQRHVACPPCTVTGATVQESLEAAFALYPRLRGYVLDEHGALRFHMAVFVDGVPIADRRGLSDPVSAASEIYVMQALSGG; this is encoded by the coding sequence ATGTCCCGAGTCGCATTCACAACTAACCTCCAGCGCCATGTGGCGTGCCCGCCCTGCACGGTGACGGGCGCCACGGTGCAGGAGAGCCTGGAGGCGGCCTTCGCCCTCTATCCCAGGCTACGGGGCTACGTGCTGGACGAGCACGGCGCCCTGAGGTTCCACATGGCCGTCTTCGTCGACGGCGTCCCCATCGCCGATCGCCGGGGGCTCAGCGACCCCGTGTCCGCCGCCAGCGAGATCTACGTCATGCAGGCCCTGTCCGGAGGTTGA
- a CDS encoding malate dehydrogenase, protein MKPPVRVAVTGAAGQIGYSLLFRIASGAMLGEDQPVILQLLEITPALKALNGVVMELKDCAFPLLAGVVTSDDPKVAFKDADYALLVGALPRKAGMERSDLLNANGGIFKPQGEALSEVASRNVKVLVVGNPANTNALIALSNAPKLKPSQFHAMVRLDHNRAISQLAEKTGKPVTAIQKMTIWGNHSTTQFPDLYHATVDGKNAYELVNDHAWYETTFIPTVAKRGAAIIEARGLSSAASAANAAIAHMRSWALGTAEGDWTSMAFPSDGSYGVPEGLVYGFPVTVKNGQVEIVKGLEINAFSRAKMDATAKELEEERQAVKDLGLVK, encoded by the coding sequence ATGAAGCCCCCCGTTCGCGTGGCCGTCACCGGCGCTGCCGGTCAGATCGGATACAGCCTGCTCTTCCGCATCGCCAGCGGCGCGATGCTGGGCGAAGACCAGCCTGTGATCCTCCAGCTGCTGGAGATCACGCCGGCCCTGAAGGCGCTGAACGGCGTGGTGATGGAGCTCAAGGACTGTGCCTTCCCGCTGCTGGCGGGCGTGGTCACCTCCGACGATCCCAAGGTGGCCTTCAAGGATGCGGACTACGCCCTGCTGGTGGGCGCCCTGCCGCGCAAGGCCGGCATGGAGCGCAGCGACCTGCTGAATGCCAACGGCGGCATCTTCAAGCCCCAGGGCGAGGCCCTGAGCGAAGTGGCCAGCCGCAACGTGAAGGTGCTCGTGGTGGGCAACCCCGCCAACACCAACGCCCTGATCGCGCTGTCCAACGCGCCCAAGCTGAAGCCCAGCCAGTTCCACGCCATGGTGCGCCTGGACCACAACCGCGCCATCTCCCAGCTGGCCGAGAAGACCGGCAAGCCCGTCACCGCCATCCAGAAGATGACCATCTGGGGCAACCACAGCACCACCCAGTTCCCCGACCTCTACCACGCCACCGTGGACGGCAAGAACGCCTACGAGCTGGTGAATGACCACGCCTGGTACGAGACCACCTTCATCCCCACCGTGGCCAAGCGCGGCGCCGCCATCATCGAGGCCCGTGGGCTCAGCAGCGCCGCCAGCGCCGCCAATGCCGCCATCGCCCACATGCGCTCCTGGGCGCTCGGCACCGCCGAGGGCGACTGGACCAGCATGGCCTTCCCTTCTGACGGCAGCTACGGCGTGCCCGAGGGTCTGGTCTACGGCTTCCCCGTCACCGTGAAGAACGGCCAGGTGGAGATCGTGAAGGGCCTGGAGATCAACGCCTTCAGCCGCGCCAAGATGGACGCCACCGCCAAGGAGCTCGAAGAAGAGCGCCAGGCAGTGAAGGACCTGGGCCTGGTCAAGTAG
- a CDS encoding ligand-binding sensor domain-containing protein encodes MRSLFRLFLFLLMACLGQGGSAAGIPGSGRMVFRSYGPSEGLEHTSITTLAQDAEGFMWIGTEGGAYRFDGTGFRLWSLPEGLPSAWVRSFWPNDDGSLWIGTRAGLCLLKDGRARTLEAGDPLGSAQIHRLFRDVRGRLWVAAESGLFMSPDGGPHFTAVHGWPGGPAYALAPDGDGLWVGGNAALHHQDGNGSWRTWATREGVPTEPVKALLALRSGALWVRTPSQLRVLAPGGARLSVPALGLPSVAVSVYEESLAADGDAGVFVPTAKGLLHLTDRSWRLLDERRGLPAGWANQAFVDRSGNLWVASLGLHRLQGDGAWENFTRLDGLPADSIWGLLRDHSGVLWAGTSGGLACLDPRGLAPFPAAAGLVLYTLKEGPDGSIWGAGEHPFLIRISPDRGRLTRIPLPPSRSLAVPVVLTFDRTGDLWVGTTREGLWRVSDPGGRPEFHRAELPGPAAREAITALHEDGRGRLWAATERGLARLNQGRWRLWGQEIGLHPAPLAALAPLPDGTAWLAYREPLGLTLVDLRGDAPKVVRHWTRRDGLASDSVYSLAADAAGRLWVGGPRGVQWVAGQEHRLFRREDGLTSTDCNPFSTWVDGDGGVWFGSTAGLLHHRPEQGPRAQRLPETRFVSIRLGSRQWEHPFTGSANLGAVPYGDRTLTAQFTSLTFEHEGRIRFQSRLGGLDDDWVEVGTRDLRYSALSPGTYRLEVRALIEDGGAGPIASATFRVLHPWWLRWWAWPVWAGLAVCAGTGVFRWRLRLLEKRNEELKVLVYQRTEALELSNLALATISTTDPLTGLRNRRYLEEELPPVVALVLRAQRDHLATDHHPSEACLVFAMIDLDHFKRVNDTWSHAAGDLALKQVSDILRREARESDFLIRWGGEEILFVGHTSDLDGAATVVARLHQAIREHPFDLGLGQPVTITCSIGFSLFPFQSDHLEAASWEDQVRVADRCLYAAKRSGRDGWVGVAARPGLPAGLAQRFDQGPALCVQAGAADLRHSPREGDLIWH; translated from the coding sequence ATGCGCTCCCTCTTCCGCCTCTTCCTGTTCCTCCTGATGGCCTGCCTCGGGCAGGGGGGCAGTGCTGCGGGCATCCCCGGCTCCGGGCGCATGGTCTTCCGGAGCTACGGGCCCTCCGAAGGCCTGGAGCACACCAGCATCACCACGCTGGCGCAGGATGCCGAGGGCTTCATGTGGATCGGCACCGAGGGTGGTGCCTACCGCTTCGACGGCACGGGCTTCCGGCTGTGGAGTCTGCCGGAGGGCCTGCCCTCCGCCTGGGTCCGGTCCTTCTGGCCCAACGATGACGGCAGCCTGTGGATCGGCACCCGGGCGGGCCTCTGCCTGCTGAAGGACGGACGGGCGCGGACCCTGGAGGCCGGCGATCCCCTCGGCTCGGCGCAGATCCACCGCCTCTTCCGGGACGTCCGGGGCCGCCTCTGGGTCGCGGCCGAATCCGGTCTCTTCATGAGCCCCGACGGCGGTCCGCATTTCACGGCCGTCCACGGCTGGCCCGGCGGTCCGGCCTACGCCCTGGCCCCGGACGGCGATGGTCTCTGGGTGGGGGGCAACGCCGCCCTCCACCACCAGGACGGGAACGGATCCTGGCGCACCTGGGCCACCCGGGAGGGCGTGCCGACGGAGCCTGTGAAGGCCCTGCTCGCACTCCGCTCCGGCGCCCTGTGGGTGCGCACGCCCAGCCAGCTCCGCGTGCTCGCGCCCGGGGGCGCGCGGCTGAGCGTGCCCGCCCTGGGCCTCCCCTCCGTGGCCGTGAGCGTCTACGAGGAATCCCTCGCTGCGGACGGCGACGCCGGCGTGTTCGTCCCCACGGCCAAGGGGCTGCTCCACCTCACGGACCGGTCCTGGCGGCTCCTGGACGAGCGCCGTGGGCTGCCCGCGGGCTGGGCCAACCAGGCCTTCGTGGACCGCTCCGGCAACCTCTGGGTGGCCAGCCTGGGCCTGCACCGGCTCCAGGGCGACGGGGCCTGGGAGAACTTCACGCGGCTGGACGGCCTGCCTGCGGACAGCATCTGGGGCCTGCTGCGGGATCATTCCGGCGTGCTGTGGGCCGGCACCAGCGGCGGGCTCGCCTGTCTGGATCCCCGGGGCCTGGCGCCCTTCCCCGCCGCCGCGGGACTGGTGCTCTACACCCTCAAAGAGGGGCCCGACGGCTCCATCTGGGGCGCCGGTGAGCATCCGTTCCTCATCCGCATCAGCCCCGACCGCGGCCGGCTGACGCGCATCCCCCTGCCGCCCTCCCGGAGCTTGGCGGTGCCCGTGGTGCTGACCTTCGACCGCACGGGCGACCTGTGGGTGGGCACCACCCGCGAGGGGCTCTGGCGGGTCTCGGATCCCGGCGGCCGCCCCGAGTTCCACCGGGCGGAGCTGCCCGGTCCCGCCGCCAGGGAGGCCATCACGGCCCTGCACGAGGATGGCCGGGGCCGGCTCTGGGCCGCCACGGAACGGGGTCTGGCCCGCCTGAACCAGGGCCGCTGGCGGCTCTGGGGCCAGGAGATCGGCCTCCATCCCGCTCCGCTCGCGGCCCTGGCCCCCCTTCCGGACGGCACCGCCTGGCTGGCCTACCGGGAGCCCCTGGGCCTCACGCTGGTGGACCTGCGGGGCGACGCGCCCAAGGTCGTGCGCCACTGGACCCGCCGGGACGGCCTGGCCAGCGATTCGGTCTACAGCCTGGCGGCGGATGCGGCGGGGCGCCTGTGGGTGGGCGGTCCCCGGGGCGTCCAGTGGGTGGCTGGCCAGGAGCACCGGCTCTTCCGGCGGGAAGATGGCCTCACCAGTACCGACTGCAATCCCTTCTCCACCTGGGTGGATGGGGATGGCGGCGTCTGGTTCGGCTCCACGGCGGGCCTCCTCCACCACCGCCCCGAGCAGGGCCCGCGGGCCCAGCGCCTGCCGGAGACCCGCTTCGTCTCCATCCGCCTGGGGTCCCGCCAGTGGGAGCACCCCTTCACCGGCTCGGCGAACCTGGGCGCCGTGCCCTACGGCGACCGGACCCTCACCGCCCAGTTCACATCCCTCACCTTCGAGCACGAGGGCAGGATCCGCTTCCAGTCCCGCTTGGGCGGCCTGGATGACGACTGGGTGGAGGTCGGCACCCGCGACCTACGCTACTCGGCCCTCTCCCCGGGGACCTACCGCCTGGAGGTTCGTGCCCTCATCGAGGATGGCGGCGCCGGGCCCATCGCCTCGGCCACCTTCCGCGTCCTGCACCCGTGGTGGCTGCGCTGGTGGGCCTGGCCCGTCTGGGCCGGCCTGGCCGTGTGCGCGGGTACGGGCGTCTTCCGCTGGCGGCTGCGCCTCCTGGAGAAGCGGAACGAGGAACTGAAGGTCCTCGTCTACCAGCGCACCGAGGCCCTGGAGCTGAGCAACCTGGCCCTCGCGACCATCTCCACCACGGACCCGCTCACGGGCCTGCGGAACCGGCGCTACCTCGAGGAGGAGCTGCCCCCGGTCGTCGCCCTGGTCCTGCGCGCCCAGCGCGACCACCTAGCCACGGACCACCACCCCAGCGAGGCCTGCCTCGTCTTCGCCATGATCGATCTCGACCACTTCAAGCGCGTGAACGACACCTGGAGCCATGCTGCGGGCGATCTGGCCCTGAAGCAGGTGTCGGACATCCTCCGGCGGGAAGCCCGCGAGTCCGACTTCCTCATCCGGTGGGGCGGCGAGGAGATCCTGTTCGTGGGCCACACCTCCGACCTGGACGGCGCTGCCACGGTGGTGGCCCGCCTCCACCAGGCCATCCGCGAGCATCCCTTCGACCTGGGCCTCGGGCAGCCCGTGACCATCACCTGCTCCATCGGCTTCTCGCTCTTTCCCTTCCAGTCGGATCACCTGGAGGCCGCCTCCTGGGAGGACCAGGTGCGCGTGGCGGACCGCTGTCTCTACGCCGCCAAGCGCTCCGGCCGCGACGGCTGGGTGGGCGTGGCGGCCCGGCCCGGCCTCCCCGCGGGCCTGGCCCAGCGCTTCGACCAGGGCCCGGCCCTCTGCGTCCAGGCCGGCGCCGCGGACCTGCGCCACAGCCCTCGCGAAGGGGACCTGATCTGGCACTAG